The following are encoded in a window of Castanea sativa cultivar Marrone di Chiusa Pesio chromosome 5, ASM4071231v1 genomic DNA:
- the LOC142633918 gene encoding cytochrome P450 710A1-like: MNFINFSTTTLTFLAPCLFTLVVFLLFFEQISYLRKRKNIPGPVLVFPFLGSAISLVRHPTKFWDHQSSLAKSSPAGFSANYIVGRFILFIRDSDLSHKIFSNVRPDAFHLVGHPFGKKLFGEHNLIYMMGQDHKDLRRRIVPNFTPKALSTYTSLQQIIILHHLQKWDQLSSGKPIPLRFLARDMNLETSQTVFVGPYLAPEARERFNADYNFFNVGLMKLPFDFPGTAFRNARLGVDRLVKTLSVCVEKSKENMKKGKEPTCLIDFWMQETVKELTALSETMAAPPPNTSDVEIGSYLFDFLFAAQDASTSSLLWAVTLLDSHPAVLAKVREEVESIWLPESDSLITGEQLAQMKYTHAVAREVLRYRAPAPMVPHIAAVDFPLNESYTIPKGTIVFPSVYESSFQGFSEPDRFDPDRFSEERQEDRICKKNYLSFGAGPHQCVGQRYAINHLVLFIAMFATLLDFKRHRSDGCDEITYVPTIVPKDDCLVSLSRRRARYPTLSLH; the protein is encoded by the coding sequence atgAATTTCATCAACTTCTCAACAACCACTCTCACCTTTCTAGCCCCATGTCTCTTTACCCTCGTTGTCTTCCTCCTTTTCTTCGAACAGATCTCTTACCTgaggaagagaaaaaacatCCCAGGTCCAGTTCTAGTGTTTCCATTTCTTGGCAGCGCAATCTCATTGGTCCGTCACCCTACAAAGTTCTGGGACCACCAATCATCTCTCGCCAAGTCATCCCCGGCTGGCTTCTCCGCCAACTACATCGTCGGCAGATTCATTCTCTTCATCCGCGACTCTGACCTCTCCCACAAGATCTTCTCCAATGTGCGCCCCGATGCTTTTCACCTTGTGGGCCACCCTTTTGGCAAGAAGCTCTTCGGCGAACATAACCTCATATACATGATGGGCCAAGATCACAAAGATCTCCGCCGTCGGATCGTTCCCAATTTCACTCCCAAAGCTCTCTCCACCTATACTTCACTCCAGCAGATTATTATTCTCCACCATCTGCAGAAATGGGATCAACTTTCTTCGGGAAAACCGATTCCGCTTAGATTTCTGGCTCGTGATATGAATCTCGAAACTTCGCAGACTGTGTTTGTTGGGCCTTATCTGGCTCCAGAGGCACGCGAGAGGTTTAACGCCGATTACAACTTCTTCAATGTTGGCCTCATGAAGCTCCCCTTCGACTTTCCTGGTACGGCGTTTCGAAACGCGAGGCTCGGCGTTGACCGTTTAGTCAAAACACTGTCTGTCTGCGTAGAAAAGAGCAAAGAGAACATGAAGAAAGGGAAAGAACCCACGTGCTTGATCGATTTCTGGATGCAAGAGACTGTGAAGGAGTTAACAGCTTTGTCCGAAACCATGGCGGCACCGCCTCCAAACACCAGCGACGTCGAAATCGGAAGCTACCTCTTCGACTTTCTCTTCGCCGCTCAGGACGCTTCCACTTCGTCGCTCCTCTGGGCCGTGACTCTCCTCGACTCGCACCCGGCGGTTTTGGCGAAAGTGCGCGAAGAAGTCGAGTCGATATGGCTGCCGGAGTCCGATTCTTTGATAACCGGCGAGCAGTTAGCGCAGATGAAGTACACGCACGCGGTGGCGCGTGAGGTTCTGAGGTACAGAGCTCCGGCGCCGATGGTTCCACATATCGCGGCGGTGGATTTTCCGTTGAACGAGTCGTACACGATTCCTAAGGGGACCATTGTTTTCCCGTCTGTGTACGAGTCGTCGTTTCAAGGGTTTAGCGAGCCGGACCGGTTCGACCCGGACCGGTTTTCGGAAGAGAGACAGGAGGACCGGATTTGTAAGAAGAACTACTTGTCGTTCGGAGCTGGACCCCACCAGTGTGTGGGACAGAGGTACGCTATTAACCACCTCGTTCTCTTCATCGCGATGTTCGCCACGTTGTTGGATTTTAAGCGGCATAGATCGGACGGCTGTGATGAGATCACCTATGTCCCCACCATTGTTCCTAAGGACGATTGCTTGGTTTCACTCTCTAGACGGCGCGCACGCTATCCGACACTATCCTTGCATTga